A segment of the Mogibacterium diversum genome:
AACTTTAATGATGTATATGATGATTTTAAAGAGTTTGAGCCAGATTTAGTTCTAATGGATATTACGCTTCCTCAGTATAACGGGTTTTATTGGACGCAAAGGATAAGACAAGAATCTAATGTTCCTATAATTTTCATTTCATCTCATTCAGAATCGATGGATATGATTCAAGCGATTCAGTTTGGGGCGGATGATTATATTATAAAGCCTATTGATATTGCAGTTACCAGGGCTAAGATACAGGCTGTACTGAGAAGAGCTTATGATTACACGGTGGATTCCGAAAAGATAACTTATGGAGAACTGACTTTAAATCTGTCTGCCGCACTGCTTGAAGGTAAGGACGTCACAGTTGAACTAACTAGAACAGAGCTACTGATACTTGAAAGTTTGTTTAATATGAAAGGACAGATAGCCAAGAGAGAAGATATAATTAATCACTGCTGGCAAGGTGATGACTTCATAGATGACAATACACTTGCGGTAAATATGACGAGGCTAAGAAAAAAGTTAAACGGGATTGGCTTTGAAGATTTAATTCAAACAAAAAAGGGTATTGGGTATTTCTTAAGGTAGAGAGAATATGAGAAAAGTAAGCGATTTTTTAAAAAATGAATATAAGATCATCGTAACAGTGCTATACACAACAGGTGTGTTTGGGATTGTCTTTTCGTTTGCAAATTTTAATCGAGAATACTTTTGGCTTGGAGTAAAAGTTGTTGCTTTTATTAGTGCGATATTCCTTTTTATCGAATGGACAAACTATACAAGACAAGAAAATTACAAGATAACATCGAAGGAGCTTGAAATAGAAAACAGAAGGCTATTAAATCAAGCCACCATTGATAGGCGAGAACTTGAAGAATATTTCTTATTATGGGTTCATCAGATAAAGACACCTATAACAGTTTCAAATTTAATATTACAAAAGGGCGAGTTTGAAGATAAGAATAAACTTAAAGAGCAGATGTTCTATATCGAAGAATATACTAATATGGCTATAAACTATCTGAAACTCATGGATAGGGATGCAGATATGGATATTACATCTATTAGCCTAGATTCTCTAATTAGAAGTCTACTTAAGAAGTATTCGATGCTGTTCATTGAGAAACACATATCCTTAGATTACAATCATATTTCAGCTAATGTTATTTCAGATACAAAATGGCTATCGATATTGATAGAACAGATTTTAGCAAATGCGATTAAATACACCGAATCAGGAACTATACAGATAACTTTTGAAGAGGATTCAAACACACTTAAAATCCGTGATACTGGAATTGGAATACGCTCAGAGGATCTAAGTAAAATATTTGACCGAGGTTATTCTGGATTTAATGGAAGAATTAATGAAAAATCTAGCGGTCTCGGTTTATATCTAGTCAAAACTATTGCGAATGTAATTAACGTCAAAGTAAATGTTCAGTCGACATTGAATGTCGGGAGTGTGTTCTCGATTAGATTTCCTTCGAACTAATCTTTCAGAATTGTAAGGTTGTTATAATCGATTGTCATATTAGATAAATGCAGCGATTGATTACGATATGTAAAATTAGAGCATAAAGAAAAAAGGAGTGACTAAAGATATGGCAATCTTAGAATTAAAAGACGTAAAGAAAACGTATAAAACTAGAAAAGTGACAACAGAGGCTCTAAAGGGCGTAAATTTCTCGGTCGATAGTGGCGAATTCATTTCCATAATGGGTGAATCAGGTGCAGGAAAAACTACGCTGCTAAATATAATTGCAACTCTCGATAGAGCAACCTCAGGATCAGTAATTTTAAATGGACAAGATACAAGTCTCCTTAAGGACAGCGAGATATCCGATTTTCGTAGAAGAGAATTAGGCTTCGTATTCCAAGACTTTAACTTGCTAGATCAATTCAATAATAGGGATAATATATTTCTTCCACTTGTTCTATCTAATGAAAAAGAAGCCGTTATGAAGGACAGACTAAGTAAACTCAAATCCGCTCTTGGAATCGGCGAGCTTCTTGAAAAATACCCTTATGAAGTCTCAGGAGGTCAGAAGCAAAGAATCGCAGTTGCTAGGGGAGTAATAACTAATCCCGCACTTCTTCTTGCTGACGAGCCGACTGGCGCACTAGACTCGCAGTCGTCGGAGAGCCTCCTTAAGATGTTTTGCAAGATAAATGAAGCTGGACAGACCATCATCATGGTTACTCATTCACTGAGGGCATCATCTTATGCAAAAAGGGTACTTTTTATAAAGGACGGCATCGTTTATCACGAAATCTATCGAGGTGAGAACGAAAGGCAAGAGGCGTTCATGGAGCGCATTAATCAGGCTCAATTCATGCTGAATCGAGGTGATAACTAATGAAGTTTTCGATGGCAAGAAAGTTTGCTTTTCAAAATTTAAAGGCAAACAGAATTTTGGAGATACCATTTGTATTATCATCTGGAATTATGCTGATGCTTTTCAACATCATGATCTCACTTATCAACAATAAGTATGTTCAGACGAGACATAAAACTCTTCCCGAACTTATCACTATGGGAGCTGTGGTAGTTGGAATTTTTACGATTATCTTCGTAATGTACACGACTAATTTTTTACTAAAAAAGCGCAATAAAGAGTTTGCTTTATATGCAATTCTTGGCCTTGAGAAGAAGCACATTCGTAAAATCATAAGCATTGAGTTCTTCGTATTATTCTCAATCATAGCGATACTCGGAATGGTTGGTGGATACATTTTTGGACAGATTTCATTTTTGGGACTCAATAGATTAATGCATGATGTAACGGGCAGAATCATGGATTATCCATTCAGTATAACTGCGATGATTGTATGCTCTATTACGATGCTTGGCTTATATTTCATAACTATTGCAAGAAGCAGTTATAGAATATATATGACGACACCAGTGCAGCTGCTAGGAAAACAACATAGTGGCGAAGGTGAACCAAAATCAAGATTTGTTTTAACAATTATAGGATTAGCAGCTCTATGCGGCGGATATGGAATTGCCCTAACAACAGAAGGAACGCTATCCGCACTGGTTAATTTCTTCATCGCATCACTACTGGTTATAGCGGCTACATATCTATTATTCATCTCATTTTCAATTATTATATTGAAGATGCAGAGAAGAAGAAAAAGTTACTTTAAGCCAGAGAAGTTTCTCGGTGTCAGTGGTCTACTTTATAGGATGAAGAGCAATGCAGTATCTCTCGCAAGTATAG
Coding sequences within it:
- a CDS encoding response regulator transcription factor, encoding MFRILIVEDDKNISSIISEELSQWGYETRGIDNFNDVYDDFKEFEPDLVLMDITLPQYNGFYWTQRIRQESNVPIIFISSHSESMDMIQAIQFGADDYIIKPIDIAVTRAKIQAVLRRAYDYTVDSEKITYGELTLNLSAALLEGKDVTVELTRTELLILESLFNMKGQIAKREDIINHCWQGDDFIDDNTLAVNMTRLRKKLNGIGFEDLIQTKKGIGYFLR
- a CDS encoding sensor histidine kinase; amino-acid sequence: MRKVSDFLKNEYKIIVTVLYTTGVFGIVFSFANFNREYFWLGVKVVAFISAIFLFIEWTNYTRQENYKITSKELEIENRRLLNQATIDRRELEEYFLLWVHQIKTPITVSNLILQKGEFEDKNKLKEQMFYIEEYTNMAINYLKLMDRDADMDITSISLDSLIRSLLKKYSMLFIEKHISLDYNHISANVISDTKWLSILIEQILANAIKYTESGTIQITFEEDSNTLKIRDTGIGIRSEDLSKIFDRGYSGFNGRINEKSSGLGLYLVKTIANVINVKVNVQSTLNVGSVFSIRFPSN
- a CDS encoding ABC transporter ATP-binding protein, producing the protein MAILELKDVKKTYKTRKVTTEALKGVNFSVDSGEFISIMGESGAGKTTLLNIIATLDRATSGSVILNGQDTSLLKDSEISDFRRRELGFVFQDFNLLDQFNNRDNIFLPLVLSNEKEAVMKDRLSKLKSALGIGELLEKYPYEVSGGQKQRIAVARGVITNPALLLADEPTGALDSQSSESLLKMFCKINEAGQTIIMVTHSLRASSYAKRVLFIKDGIVYHEIYRGENERQEAFMERINQAQFMLNRGDN